The Stratiformator vulcanicus genome has a segment encoding these proteins:
- a CDS encoding GNAT family N-acetyltransferase produces MAFLIDTPRLTLAEFTLDDLDFYAEMRADPEVMRFWPRP; encoded by the coding sequence ATGGCATTTCTTATTGACACCCCTCGTTTAACGCTGGCCGAGTTCACGCTCGACGACCTCGATTTCTATGCCGAGATGCGGGCCGATCCGGAGGTGATGCGGTTCTGGCCACGGCCGTAG
- a CDS encoding ferredoxin--NADP reductase gives MPTLMKSRPASPRRSQSKLNATVTAIRKPTDELMVLTVRTDEPILNYTAGRSVGLGLPANAPSIGVSTPGEAATKPRSKMIRRSYSVSAFRPSQADSELEFLIALVNHESDEPPHLTPRLFALEVNSRLFVSPKAFGRYTAEGVQPHHDVLLLGTGTGEAPHVAIADALLSAGHRGRVAVVTGVRTRGDVGYAKAHRDWEQVHSDYQYHVLTTREPENLEIAHPRFIGKEYLQSAWSSGRLFAKLDWTPSPATTHVFLCGNPAMIGSPHPSRLPIKSGMVARLQDAGFRIGTTEPGSIRFERYW, from the coding sequence ATGCCAACCCTCATGAAATCTCGCCCCGCGAGTCCTCGGCGATCTCAGTCGAAATTAAATGCGACGGTCACGGCCATTCGAAAGCCGACTGATGAGCTGATGGTGCTTACGGTTCGCACGGATGAGCCCATTCTTAATTACACTGCGGGCCGCTCCGTCGGCCTCGGCCTTCCGGCGAATGCCCCAAGCATCGGCGTCAGCACGCCCGGCGAAGCGGCGACGAAGCCGCGGAGCAAGATGATCCGTCGCAGTTATTCCGTCTCGGCTTTCCGTCCTTCTCAAGCCGATAGCGAGTTGGAATTCTTAATTGCCCTGGTGAATCACGAGAGCGATGAACCACCCCACCTGACGCCGCGTTTATTTGCTCTCGAAGTGAATTCACGTTTGTTTGTCAGTCCGAAGGCATTCGGTCGCTACACGGCGGAGGGCGTTCAGCCGCATCACGATGTGTTGCTCCTCGGAACCGGTACGGGGGAAGCGCCGCATGTTGCGATTGCCGATGCGCTGCTTTCAGCAGGCCATCGCGGCCGAGTCGCCGTCGTGACTGGCGTTCGAACACGTGGTGACGTTGGTTACGCCAAAGCACATCGCGATTGGGAGCAGGTTCACAGTGATTATCAGTACCACGTCCTGACGACACGTGAGCCTGAGAATCTCGAAATCGCTCATCCAAGATTCATCGGCAAAGAGTATCTGCAGTCCGCATGGTCGAGCGGCCGCCTGTTCGCGAAGCTCGACTGGACGCCTTCCCCGGCGACGACTCATGTCTTCCTGTGCGGCAATCCGGCGATGATCGGATCGCCGCATCCCTCTCGCCTGCCGATAAAGTCAGGGATGGTCGCTCGACTGCAAGATGCCGGTTTCCGCATCGGAACCACCGAGCCAGGCTCGATCCGCTTCGAGCGGTATTGGTAG